One part of the Mariniblastus fucicola genome encodes these proteins:
- a CDS encoding lipase family protein, whose translation MATETKKQQDKGLQNVGDKSAEDFVFKSKLTGPISELSFLRRSVLFAEVAMISYLSIEECNIAAGKLGFTNGKYFDTEGAQAYWFHNEWDSVVVCRGTEPHEWEDIKADANALTAIAETVGKVHRGFKAEVDRIWPYIEEALEENKKPLWFCGHSLGGAMANICAARCILSYIESDPEELYTYGSPRIGCKRYVSHVELQHNRWVNNNDIVTRVPPVFMGYRHNGQEQYIDRNGRHVKLSGWKRVSDRLQGFFRELRRFRIDYLSDHSALDYIDHIFNLARAEETNGSGKKS comes from the coding sequence ATGGCAACGGAAACGAAAAAGCAACAGGACAAGGGCCTGCAAAACGTCGGCGACAAATCCGCAGAGGACTTTGTCTTCAAATCAAAGCTCACGGGACCAATTTCGGAGCTTTCCTTTCTCCGCCGGTCGGTGCTGTTTGCGGAAGTCGCCATGATTTCGTATCTCTCGATCGAGGAATGCAATATCGCGGCAGGAAAACTTGGCTTCACAAACGGGAAGTATTTTGACACCGAAGGCGCTCAGGCGTATTGGTTCCACAACGAATGGGACAGCGTTGTGGTCTGCCGCGGTACCGAGCCACACGAATGGGAAGACATCAAAGCGGACGCCAATGCGTTGACTGCGATCGCCGAAACGGTGGGCAAAGTCCATCGCGGATTCAAAGCCGAAGTCGATCGGATCTGGCCCTACATCGAAGAGGCGCTCGAAGAGAACAAAAAACCGCTGTGGTTTTGCGGCCATTCACTGGGCGGCGCCATGGCCAACATCTGTGCGGCTCGCTGCATTCTGTCTTACATCGAAAGCGACCCCGAAGAACTTTACACCTACGGCAGCCCGCGAATCGGATGCAAACGCTACGTTTCGCATGTGGAGCTTCAGCACAATCGTTGGGTCAACAATAACGACATCGTGACGCGTGTTCCTCCCGTTTTCATGGGCTACCGACACAATGGTCAGGAGCAGTACATCGACCGCAACGGACGGCACGTGAAGCTTTCCGGATGGAAACGTGTCAGCGATCGACTGCAGGGATTCTTTCGAGAACTGCGTCGCTTTCGTATCGACTATTTGTCTGACCATTCGGCACTCGACTACATCGATCACATCTTTAACCTTGCCCGGGCGGAAGAAACGAACGGTAGCGGAAAGAAGTCCTGA